In the genome of Stomoxys calcitrans chromosome 4, idStoCalc2.1, whole genome shotgun sequence, the window GCTATCCAGAAACAGGGTGAAGATCTTGGTCATGTTCGCGACTCCCTGTACATTCAGTTTTTTCAACATCGAGTAATATTCGAAAATTCGTTCACGGTTAATTATGATGTTTGTTGATCCGCACGGAGACCCGCATGTAGGATGAATGGACCTCATTTTCGCTCTATCAATCTCTGAATGCTTAAGCATTGAACAACCTGACGCATCTCTTTAGATCAGTCGCTGCTATGTGGTCTAAAGTAACTGATATCTTCTGCTGGAGCTTGAGAGTAACCTGGCAGAAGACCACAGTTTACTGGCACCTAAATgaaccatggcagccggttgtacgtaccggattgacccgttgAAATCCTTCAACGTaaagggctgccgcttcagtgtacaacacactgtttaaagtatatatgtgtAGATCTTTGGTACAGGTTGCTTACATCTTATTGCCATACATCTTATGGAATGAGTATTTTGGTACTAAAGCAACCTGCACAATTGgtatatttttaaaactttcacAACTTGTAAGATTTTTGTTATTTAGCTTTTGACATCTCTCTTTTAAATATAAACTATTTTATTCACCATTTGTCAAGTGGTTACTGGTTTTTTGGGTAAGTGGCCTAATAATAACATTTTGGCCACTCACAGATAAGCTTTAGATTGCTTCATCCACAAtagttttaaagtttttgtttttcttgaaatGCGACATGATGGTTTGATTTCCTGTTTTGTGACATTAAACGAAATAGACACCCTCTCCTTGACCTACTTAATCAGGTATAAGAGCTCAGACACAAACTCCTATTTTATATAAACATGtccctacaacaacaataaatgcacAGACACAAAACACTTCTCTAAAAGCAACTGAAAAAGGAAATCGTCACGAAACTACGTGTGCTTTTTGTAGACTGCTGCTCCAATTTGGTAATGACGATCCTTGGCTAAAGAGAACTGTGTGTAAAAATAATGagagttatttttttgttgtattcaAGGAATATTCAAGGGGGAcaattgtatgtgtgtgtgtatgtgtgtgtgtgtgtgtgtgtgtgtgtgtgtgtgtgtgtgagcattCAAAACATGACTCAAAGAATATGGAAGAAGTCAACGGAACAAAAGAGCAACAAAAAACACGTTGTTGTCATGAAACAAGCAATTGGCCACTGCATGGTGAAACTAAACAACACAGAGATCCACCAAAGTAaacctgacaaaaaaaaaacgaacgcaCACCACACACAACCTCACTCTCTCCCCCCAACAAAGTCATGTGTATAAACATATATAACAAGAAATGTACGATGCAACAGTGAGTCTGCTGGAACAACCGCGCCCttgataataaaaattgaaaaataacttGCTAAAGAAAAGCCATAAGAAATCGAATCGATCATTCAGATGTACAATATGGAAGTTGatttaggaaataaaaaatatactcACACTTTTAGTTTCTGACATTTTATTTGCTTGATTAATCCCTTTTTCCTGTCACGCTATGAAACTATTTTTGTCGTTTTCTTATATTCCTCCTTATTTTCTTTGAGAAAATGTGTCTTACGCCGCTTCTCTCCAAGGAAAAAAACTAAAGTTCACTGTCAATAACGGTAAATAATGCACTTTAAATTAGGTTTATTTACTATATTGCTGCTTGTTCTTTTAATTTGGTGCTTTGCCTCAAAAGAAGACTTCTCCAGCTATCATGCTGCTCATGTAGACAATACAAAAGGCAACAGAAtaacacatatacacacacacactgcagCACTCAACAAACAGAACTCCGAAAGGTAAGCCACCAacaaccaatattttttaacatacacaaaatgcAATAAGATTTGTTAAATGATGACACATAAAAtagcttttttttctttatcacGGCGTCgtcgttttttctttctttctttgttgctggttaattttttttcgtttttcgcTTTTATTCTCACACTTAACGAATTTTTTATGTTGATGAAGTAGACAGACAAAGAATCAAAATAAGTTTATACACCTTCGCGTCATGCGTTAACACCTACGAGTTTGACCGATTTAGTGCTATCGACGACCGGCTTTTTGCACCGATATGGTATACGATTACGGATTTATTACGTTTACGATTGCCGTAAGTTGGCTGTTTGGGTTCCGTGGCTTCTGGTTCTTGAGATAGCCTGCTTGGCTCACGCGTACAGAAAACGAAGTCGAGTCTTTTCGTCGACGGCTTGACTAAAATCTTGGTCGGCCGCGGATAGCCTGCTGAGCCGATTTAATGCGgactttacatggcacatcatgatgcgtggtcattgtaatagtttggtgaaaatagggtgcacGCCATCAGTCAAggatgaaaaatcaaaatcatttgatttttttgatgatTGGCGTCTTTCGATTACCGTTTACACAGAAATGTGTAATCGTTACTTGACAAATATTTTATCCAAAATAAAGTTattaaaagagaagaaaaatatgaaaaattaggTTTTGTGTTACGACTCTTGACTATAATGCCCACACACAACAaaggcggatttaataaggtggtcgaatacgaacagctgttaacagctgccAAGTTTttacggtattaagatgtcaggtCTTTGTTTGCATTCCCgttgttgttgtgttctttatcgcatattctctgctcatgtacgcaaacgtatacacacactcacacaaatttctttcagCACACAGTACAAGGTAGCGTCATTTACCCAACATGTTAGGATGGGGATAGAAATCCTCACTCTTCTGTCAAACTTCTCTACACTGACAAATTGactttctagtttttatttgcgtTGCCACGTGTAGCAGCCAGAAATTGAAAAGATTTGTGATTACAAAcgtataaattaaaatattaaatatgtgaaaaaataaacaaaatgatgaaaacatttaaaatctaACCAAACTATTTCACATAAGAGTGTCCTTGGATACAGCTCTGAAGTTGCAATACTTCATCAGCTGGGCAAGTGACTTAACCTTCTTGAGTGAATTAGTGAATTAGATGTTTCGTGTGAATGAACCATTAATCAAACTTGTGTGTCATTCACTGGAATAGCCAACCGGATATCAATTCCTGTGAATGGAAGctcaaccaaaacaaaactttaaattataaaataaaattaaaattacgcGTTGGGGTGAGACTATGCACAATATCAATTCATCCTGGATACACAggaatctaaaaattatattcctatatatatatatatatatacataggcCAAATTTTATCCGAAGTTCCTCCCAGGAAATTTTTGCCTGAACCAACAAACACATTCACTCACGGCTTACGGCCACTTGaagatttaaaagaaaaaattaaaagcttcgcggtaaatttgaatttgataGTTTGCCATGGACAACAGACCAGCTGAGGAAGCAACTTGTATGACATGTGACATATGCAAAATGAAAACATCTGCCGGCATTGAGGATACCTTACATTTTGGAGAATGGATGAATAAGAGCGATGTAAAAGTACATTACTTTTGCCTGGTAGGTACTACATTTCAACTATATCTACTTCCCGCAAAGAAAAGTCATTTGTATTTCGTTTCAGCTGCTATCAACACATTTACCACAAAAAGGCGAAGATCATGGCGGTATCTTGGGATTTTTGTTACGTGACATACGCAAAGAGATACATATGGCCAAGCAACGTACTTGCATGTACTGCGAAGCAAAAAGCGCCAATATAATGTGCCATATATGCAAGAAATACTATCATCTCGTTTGCGGACACACGAATCTTTGTTTGTCAGAGTTTACTGGGGAGTTTAAATCATATTGCCGGGCATGTATACCACTAAATGAGAAACAGAAACAAATGATGAAGGCTGAAATAGAACCGTACGATTATACTTGTTACATCTGTAAAACAGGCATGGGCTTTTACTCCCCATATAGCTGGATAGAAGCAAAATGTTGCAACAACGGTTACGTTCACCGAGTCTGCATTAAGAAATATGCATTAAACTCTGGCTACTATTTAATCTGCATTTGGTGCAAGAGTAAAGAATTTCGGGAAGACGTAAAACGTCTTGGAGTATTTGTGCCAGATCGCGATGCCAATTGGGAGCGAGAAAAAGGTGCCTATAGAGATTTGCATCGTCCTAGCTTAAGATGCGATATGGAAATATGCCACTGCCCTAAAGGACGTGATTTTTTAAGCAGTaggttttttgattttttttagcctTTCATCATTCGATAAAAACATTGGGGTGGGTGTGTGTTTCGTTTTACAAACCTTTCACGCTTGGAGACAACTTGAGATAGCATAATAATATGTCGTTGTTTCTTAGGGTGATAGGGAAACCAAGAAAGGACCCGATATTAACCAAATGTATCCCTTTTTTTCAAGATAAATGGAAAATTATAAGATGTACATTGTGTGGCCTAGTCGGAGCTCATAATCCACTTTGCATACCTGGTTTTGAAAAAGCCAAACAACCACTAAAAGAGATCAAGTGTGATACATGTTCAGTTATTGAGCATACATTGGTTAAAGCGGCCAACCAGTCAAGAAATATAAATGAAACTCTGGATATAGACACCAGCTTGTACATGACGAAAACCTGTCGCGGTACTACCGTCTCACCACACAGCGAAATCACAGAATTTTCAGATGAAGACTCTGAAGACTCAAAGGTCACGATAATAAACAATGCACTCATTTCAAATACCATGTCCAtgacagatattgtggtgccatTATTAACTCAATCCACCGAAACAGAAAGTCTCTTGGAAAAAAGCCAAGATAAACAGCATGTGTCAACTGATAAATCGTATGATTTACATAATATGAATAAATCCTTGGACAAATGCGTCTTGCAATCAACTGAAACAGAAAAGCTTATAGAAAAAGGCTCCAAAAAAGATGCATCACAAGATATGGCAAAAACTTTGGAAAAATGTGTCAGCAATGAAAACGGCAATGCCTTGCTTCAATTAGAAAATTGTAACAAGGAAAGCAGTGGACCTCCCCCACCACACCTTATTCAAATGGCAGTAGATCATATGCTAGCTCTATTCGATCCATAATATAGCATGGACTAATGAATTTTGAGCCGTAAATAAAGGTTAAGAAACAGCTAAATTTTTGTATAACTTacgttattttctttttatgtgCTAAATATAAAACAGatattaaaaagttttaatCCATCTCGCCAAAACGAACTCATAACTCACCAATGTCGCCAGAATTGTTGAGGGGCTAACCACCACTTAAATTTTGGCCTAGAATCCAAGAAACTCAAAAATGAGActtattttgagattttttttttatcaaaacacAAAACCGGCAAAgtacttgaggaccttgtttctacactTGACCATGTCACAAATTGCTGTGACATATCATCAAGGCAAATCTTGCATTGAAATTATATGTACTgtattttcattttcacattGCAATTCTTCATCAATTCTTACATTGGCTTCATGTTGTGATCTATGATTACTACCATTTTCACACATAGGCCATTCTTGCACAGATTTTGTGCCTATTTGCGACATATGACTATTGTCATTTTCATATATAGGCATTTCTTGCGCAGATTGTGAGCTTAGTAActtcttttgatgaaaacacattATGCCAAAGTCATTTTTAGGCATTGCACCAATCTGTAAGGATTTTGCATTTCTTTGGCAACATTTCTTAAACTCATCTATACATATTTTAGTATGAGTACTTATTTTAAGATTATTTCCTATGGCTTCAAGCCAATGAGATTTGATTTTAAACAATGTTTTATTGTGTTTTTTACACAAAATGCACTTTGCCCCTCTATAATGATCTGTTATATTGTTTGCACTATCATTGGGTTCTGcattattattttcaatttttttattcatttttatttattatttttttttattattctcttTTAACTTTCTTATCTTACTTTCttatagtaaatttttaaatttaaaaattttccaatttgtgGTAACACTACCTTATATTGGTGTAGCCCAATTGGAATCGATAACAACCACACCACACAACACAGGAAGGGAGTGATTTCCGATTTCccttttttttgaaactttctTTCACTTTCACACTACAATGTTAAATGGTGGTAtattatatagatatatgatatatagatatatagatagatatatATTATAATCTATAATCTAAATCTATAtctattcaatttaaaaaaaacaaacacttaacactaaaaacacaaaaaataataaaaccgaCAAAACGGAAACGCGGAACGCGACAAaactaaacacaaaaaaaaataaaacggaaACACGGAAAACACACACGGAAACGAAAACGGAAACGCGGAAGCGAGCGGAATTGCGGccagggcaaaaaaaaaacgacgcgGAGCACTTGTAActtctttgctttttttttttttgataataaaaaataatcaaataatCAAATAATCGATAATGTAATAAATCGGATTTCGAATATAGGTACTTTCAAACCAATACGGTAGGTCTGTTCGCGTTCGAATGTTCAATGCTGCTGggaaaaataacaataacacaACAGCACAACAGCATTGAAGCAGACAAGAAATCAACTATACAACCCTGTGGCgatggtggcgcaaattcccaataggctgtaaaattttttcccatattgataataataataataataataatattgataATATTagcggattcgctagcttatAAATCCAATCCATTGTTGGCAGCACTAACACACACGTTTGGCATCCCGGCATCCCTAATACACATCCGAAATAatcaaatataaacaaaacaaaagaataagTAATTTTGCCTCTTTTAAGgccgaaacagaatgagcgcgttgtgTGTTGCGTCGCGCGTCGCCTCGACGTTGGATAAGTTAAAATACACTATTTCACATATGtcaacacagaatgacgctcgctTTCCGGcgttaaagttaaatttttttaacttcggGCTTCGTAGCACGCGTCGCCAACAGCTGTTCAAAGCATAAGTACAAAAAGTAAACAAAGATTGAGCgggttttttgtttcatttttttttaatgttttagcGGTGATAAAGGAACAAATAGTTACATTTATAATCATCTAATAATGCTTTAGGAACTTTAATGTAAAATAATATATCTGAAAAGTTCATAATACTTAAAATGTGTGCacgaaaaatatgtattttttgtttgtttacattGCCAAAAACTGGCAAGCGAAGCGACGCCCGACGCAACGCACAACGCGCTCTTTCTGTTTCGGCCTTTAGTTTTGTCATCcagattgaatgatgacaccataaAAAATTAAGCGGAAAAGTCCGCTTAATGGGCAAATAAAACAcacctaaaaataatattgataaaaaataataataataatctactccctaatacctttcattagagtcccatattgtttgtCACGATCGAATAtgccaatatgcctatttgagggggttttagggtcggggcggcccactgggtacttgaacccaatttttaataccatatttgtattctactcccgaatacctttcattcgagtcccatattgtcccaatcggacttttgatttttgatggtgatgttgaggtaagggggagggtccgcccctcttctgatatcaaaaaattatatagccttttttttcttccagaccaatctacacaatcacacaatctgaaaatttcaataaaatcattgttttttttttgcctgataAACCGGAACATGCCTATGTTTCAGTCGATTATTCTCCTGGATCGataatcgatttttttcaatatagcGTTATTCGccatttttcattatttaaaaagaaaagaaaaagacacCTTGACACCTTCCGTCcctttttcttccaattttccaGCCCAAGCCAAGCCGCCAAGCTTCCATTTCATTCATCAATTGACCAATTGAACCTGTTGCATTAAACCAATAATATCTTAATAGCTTAAAGCTTAAAGGGGATCTGGATctaaaatcaatcaatcaatttggctgaaattttgcacgatgtcttTTCTTTTGACATCTATCAgatgtactgagtatggtttgaatcggatcGGTCCAacgcctggtatagctcccatatatgatATCTCCCATACTTtttaagcctgtagagggcgcaagggcgcagtttttataaaataaatagatGGGATTTCTTTGATTTCTTATTATGACATCTTATAAGTTTTTAGTTTCTGCTTGTAAACAGAATCCGTCCAAAGTTCTtgacaaacaacaaaatttcgattaaattcctttaaagagaaaattttgataagatatactctaaaaacaaaatttttagtcATGGTCGAGCCAGTCGAAGTTTTTAAAGAcagaatttccaaaaaatttgtgCTTGAGAGGaattatttgatttgattttttgatttcaataaaattttctcccaaATTCAATCTAATTTTTATAACCGCCAACAATTGTTTTATGACCAAATTTTGATTAAGCCCGGGCTCCAAAAAGACATTTTTTCTAGAGATAAAATTTAGTGAaaattctttaaagacaaaatttggcccgcaattatttttttcaatgaaatattctccaaagaaaaaaattcactgCGGTTTTCTCTTAagataaatttttaatgaaattgtttaaacaaatttgttttaaaaacactatttgaataattttttttttttctaaaaacgaaaatgagaaaaaaacaaaattttaatgaaattttccctaaagaccaAACTGCACTatataactatatatattttttttttttaataatcatTTGCcagattttttaagtaaaattattcCAATTTTGTGTGAAgctaacatttttatgaaattttctcaaaaaaagtataaaaatttctcgaaagacaaaagTTTGTAAGATTGATAtctaattatataaaaaataactgAAAACCTGAAAACATTGCCATATTTTACTACACGTAGCTCTATGCTTTCAGATTTAACCCATTTTCGACTGGTGTTGCGTCTTCGCATCAGTGACTTGGTGAACATTTACGTctatgtttttgctttttttagtaaagtccactaaaaataattattttttaaatattatttttgattttaaatataGTGTTTTTTTCAACctcgttttttattttatttatttatacattttatttatattttatatggaGCATCTTAGATGCAAAGTTTCAAAGCAATTGCACCACAAGAAGGGGTAGTGGACTAAAATGGGTtaacaacattttctttaaagacttaGATTTAATTTGCTCAATAGAATAGTTTTGcgaagcttttacttgtttatagctGAGTTCAAATGGCGTAactgttttttttaaatattttttttctctactttcatatatagtttttttttcagatggCGCCTCCAACTCAACGCCAAAAATTAAggctaaaaataaataaattaaaacaacagCAAATGCAAGCGGAATTGCAGTTACACCAATACGACAGGCTACAGCGACAGCAGCGGGAGGAATGGCGGTGGCGAAGTGGAGCATACCCCGATTATGAAGGGGGATATATATCCCACTATTATAGGGGGCACATGAGCCCCCCACTACGCAGACCCCCACCACGCAGCCCCCCATTACGTTACGAAGAGTACTATGAACGTTATAATTACGAAAGTGGCCGTAGCTACGAGCCACCATCAACACGCCAACCAGCTCCAGCTCCAGCTTACGAAAGTGGCCGTGGCTATGAGCCACCATCAACACGCCAACCAGCTCCAGCTCCAGCTTACGAAAGTGGCCGTGGCTATGAGCAACCATCAACACGCCAACCAGCTCTAGCTCCAGCGTACGAAAGTGGCCGTGGCTACGAGCCACCATCAACACGCCAAGCAGCTCCAGCTCCAGCTTACGCAGGTGGCCGTAGCTACGAGCCACCATCAACACGCCAACCAGCTCTAGCTCCAGCGTACGAAAGTGGCCGTGGCTACGAGCCACCATCAACACGCCAAGCAGCTCCAGCTCCAGCTTACGCAGGTGGCCGTAGCTACGAGCCACCATCAACACGCCAACCAGCTCTAGCTCCAGCGAACGAAAGTGGCCGTGG includes:
- the LOC131996638 gene encoding uncharacterized protein LOC131996638, with the translated sequence MAPPTQRQKLRLKINKLKQQQMQAELQLHQYDRLQRQQREEWRWRSGAYPDYEGGYISHYYRGHMSPPLRRPPPRSPPLRYEEYYERYNYESGRSYEPPSTRQPAPAPAYESGRGYEPPSTRQPAPAPAYESGRGYEQPSTRQPALAPAYESGRGYEPPSTRQAAPAPAYAGGRSYEPPSTRQPALAPAYESGRGYEPPSTRQAAPAPAYAGGRSYEPPSTRQPALAPANESGRGYEPPSTRQAAPAPAYAGGRSYEPPSTRQPALAPAYERGRGYEPPSTRPPPPIQPASACERGRGYEPPATRPPPPIQPASASACERGECECDYEPQYPTTSTSTRQPPPTQPAGENGKQGHLEEPMVMYWRTKRDIS
- the LOC106082094 gene encoding pineapple eye protein; its protein translation is MDNRPAEEATCMTCDICKMKTSAGIEDTLHFGEWMNKSDVKVHYFCLLLSTHLPQKGEDHGGILGFLLRDIRKEIHMAKQRTCMYCEAKSANIMCHICKKYYHLVCGHTNLCLSEFTGEFKSYCRACIPLNEKQKQMMKAEIEPYDYTCYICKTGMGFYSPYSWIEAKCCNNGYVHRVCIKKYALNSGYYLICIWCKSKEFREDVKRLGVFVPDRDANWEREKGAYRDLHRPSLRCDMEICHCPKGRDFLSNKWKIIRCTLCGLVGAHNPLCIPGFEKAKQPLKEIKCDTCSVIEHTLVKAANQSRNINETLDIDTSLYMTKTCRGTTVSPHSEITEFSDEDSEDSKVTIINNALISNTMSMTDIVVPLLTQSTETESLLEKSQDKQHVSTDKSYDLHNMNKSLDKCVLQSTETEKLIEKGSKKDASQDMAKTLEKCVSNENGNALLQLENCNKESSGPPPPHLIQMAVDHMLALFDP